The genomic region TGTAGTTAATTTTTGGGACaacttatgtttatatatataatcaaggGCATTGAAATAATTTAAGTTCCATGTACATGCTAGCACAAGTACCTTCTTATCTATTCTCGTATGTCCGTTAATAAGTGTACTAAGAATTCATAGATCAAAATGTTGACAAATTCCAGAACTCAAGTcaccttttctcatattatCAGAGAAGCGATACGCAGATGCTTTTATTAGCCTTCTCTCTCGTTTTAGCCAGAGTAGTTATAACTCTGTTAGCCTTCTCTGTCAtctaacttttattttcttagctTGTCAGTTAGTTTGTTAtaaactaacttttgtatataaTTTATTCATGATTGAATTGAGTAATGAGaaccattttttttgtctttattttttagcttctttttttttatgttttaaaatatgtttatatcaGAGTTTTACATAGTATTAGAACTCTTAATATGTATTTATGATTGATTTGAGTAATCAGAAGTATTCCTTTCGTCTTTTTCTttgagtttcttttttctttattttagaatataagCATGGGTTAATTATTAGTAGTGATTgtcatatttttgaatttttgtttgatttttttatttgccaATTTTGGCAAACTCGGctgatatttctttttatagaaGTTTCTAGTTTGGACGGTTAGCCCAGACTTTCACCAAAAAAATCGATGTACATGATGTAATAAttctcatttcttttattataaaccTAGAGATCGATGTATGAGATAGTTAGACTTCACAAGCACTATGATTAAGAATTTATCTACATGGTGTAAAAGTATTTCAAGATTTAACATACTCCCTCCTAACTGTTAATGATCTAAGAACTTATAATTTGAGAGAAGAAAATAGAGAGATCGCGATTAGAAAAACAAGTTAACGTATAGCTGAAAGGGTTTAACAAATacaatttccttttaaaaaagacaaatacaatttaaataaatccaaaaactaaaaatcattaataaaagcATTAATGGATAATAAAACCTCTAACACATGAtagcataaatttaaaattaattaacaaaactaactaattaatgagatttaaacttttaaaatatctaacaaattaatactacaaattaattacatataCAGGTATTCAGGGATTAACGGACGAACACAAACAGATATTTGAACACATGAAACGGATAACAGTTAGGCACTATGGGTGGCTGTTGCAGTTCCTATTCATATTTGATAGCCTAGCATCTTTCAATTCTCCATGTTGCCTCAGATTTAGGATACAAAGCTCTTTTGTATTCTTATGGGGCATAGATTTGCCTGGTCTCTCAAATTTTGCAATGTTATTGTAGAGTTTGATTTGCAACATTGTTTTACGATTATTCACTTTTTCAACAAGTACAACATTTATAGTATCTTGCCCTCACCGTTGCAAATATGTGTGGTACAAATAttgccaaaaaaatatatttatacatgcataaaaaaattcctACACCACTTTTATACTTCATAAACTACAAGAATGAACGAACTTCTTACTAATTTGTATTCCTTAATCCTTACTTTTATGGTCATTGAATGGCCTAACAGAGTTACCAAATTTATGCAAACTGGAATTGAGTCAAAACTGTGTCATGAAACgaaataggagaaaaaataATCAGAAAAGGAAGTTTTTGGTATCTTTGAAAATTTGATGTTTCGACTGTGGAAGAAATGGACAAAAGTGTGGCAGACACACAAGCAGGTATTCTGGATTGACTGAATCCTGGGTCAATCTATGCGGTatattgcattaaaaaaatgatattgatataataaaaaacataaaaatagaaaaaagatagATAAAAAGAAGTATCACACAaatgtattataaatattattgttatagaACAAATTGCCTGACTTCAATTATTCTACCCGTGACTCtggacatttttattttttaagttcaaCGGCTACAAGGCTAATAAGACAATTATCTAGCATCTAACTAAAGGTCCAATTCAAACAATTTTGCTAGGGCTGTCATCATCAATTAGATCTTGAATATGATATTATGTTACTCGTACTTATTATACAAACACTGCAATCACATAAATTCACAATTAGAGCAGTTCCTTATAATCTGTGTCTTCTTCCCGTcaacatataaattatgttctttcttcTCAAATCTTTTTTTcccattaaaatttaaagtctTATAATCACTTAAAAGAATTACGtgacttgttttttattttaaaaaaactcacataattcaattatatatgtattttaatattcttaatcATTCATAATATCCAATAATCAATATCTATATTTCTTATTCTATCACACACTATTTTGagaatttatagaaaaaaatgttaattttattatttttttacaaatatttacaataataagattatttttataattattaataatgaaataattaatgtttccTGAAACTAAACAAACGTCTTGTTTATCATCTCTACCTTAACctaacctcttttttttttttttttacagcaacCAAACCTCTTTCTTGTTCCCCTGGAATTATGCGATAGATaatgttttcttcatttttttttaaaaaaataaagcttgCCTTTCGGTTATATTATATAGTTTATTGAAATGAAGTGTAATTGAAACTCAACGCAGGCAATATATGAGTAAAAAGTGAACCAAACAATTTCTGGTAAAAAGTTATGaattaatgaaaatagaaatcagctgaaaagtaattaaatattatagcTTTAGAATTCAGATCTAAGAGGAAAAGGAGAGATGGAACAGGTGCACGAGTGGCCATGGTTGCCGGGTGCCAGCACGTGGAGAAACTCTACCTATTGCCACTGTACTTTGGCACACATTATAAAGTAAGATCACTATGAATTTTTAATAACGTTGAAATcattcaattttataaatttaattaatgaggTATTAGTTAAAGTGTACTTTTTGGCTTAACAAATagaccgtaaaaaaatattgcaaaaTACTTGAATGTTATAATTAAGTTGAGATAATCAGATTTAGAGGGGAAAGAATCGATGTTTTGATACTATTATACAATCTTGACGTTGCATTTGACTAGAAGActaaattgttatatatataattgttttaaataccaaaaaaataattttatcataataatactatctaatttaaatataattaccttCACCGAAAAATATCGATGGACTATAtaccaaaaaagagaaaaatcaagCTGTCTCAAGAAACTTAAATGAAATTTTCTAAAGaaggaatttgtaattttgagaAAATGGATAATCATTTTAATTGTCATAATAGCTAGCTTGGATATTAATCTTCTGCTAGATTactaaagtgaaaataaataatgctCACAAGTTCACAGTTTAGAAGAAATTGTACGTGGTTAGTGTCATTATAAATATGttgaaaataaagttaaaaatgattcaataactttatacaacAAATCACGTGAAAGAAAGTAATTGTACGTAGCAGCTACAActctttacaattttttttgttgcagtTCGCGAACATGACATCAAAAAGACAATATACATTCGTATTTTCCTAATCATGGCTATAATGTTATAATATTGATCGGACGATACACTTATAAAGGTATttctaaaaaggaaaaaaaaatagttcctatatacattataaaattcttaattttaatatttctagCTATTTCACAATCCAATATTTTGATcgctgaaaattaaaaaataagcacTGGTCTCTTGAGAatcattatttattgaaattcaaagagtaaaaacatatttaaaagttCTGAAATCAAAATATTGAATGATGAAGTACATATACTAAAACCaagaattttataaaagtataaagattaaaaacatttttttccttctaaaaattaatattatgatccaaattaaaaattttagctaTGTTTAAAGTGATGGTCGTGGAATTGATATAGTTCATCTGtctctaattataaaattattttaattaaattacactttttaagaaaatttattttcatattaaaattttcaattatttatattattttaaaattacctttttattctttctatttatttatttatttttattaatgtttggagaaagaattataaaataaaaatatataaaaaaaataattaatacgtctaaaaattagaagataatcttaaaaaaaataaataaatttttgaaaaaaaatcttataattaaggaTAAAGGAGTATATGTTTGACATTGTGATCCTATAGTGTGGTGGAAACTGCAGAGTATAGGAGTAGGAGTAGTGTTGCGTATTCCAGTGCCAATTAATTATGTTCCCTTCATAACACAAACATCCAAACCTGGGAGTACTTGTTGCTCAACAATGTTGGTTTTACCCTATCTCATCATTTCATTATTTCAAGGCAAAGGAAATTAATGATGTACTAAGATGTTCGTGTCTTTGTTAATAATTAAGCTAATTCCAATCTGTCATGTTCATGTGCCACTCAGTGTATAGTCAAAGTAATATCGTATTCCCTCCAGTCTGTCATATGCCACTCATGTGTACAGTCAACGTAATCTCATATTCAAGTAACACTATTATTCGAATGACACTAGCTTAGGCTACTTTACATACGCTTTGTTTAATCTAGACAATTAAGAAACGCGTAAGAATGAAATAAATAGGGAAAAGAGCTAGAAATAATGAGAGGATATTTAAAAGTGAATTATAAGTGGTGATTGGtgaatatgataaaattatgaaaGTGTTGAGTTCATTTAGAATTTCTATTAGTGTTggaaacatcattttgaaattgcatggttaaattttgatttctcGAAAAGTCCTGCCTTGAAGTCTTGAGTTATGTATACTGAAAAAATATTACTCAAGATTTAAAGATTGAATCATTTTGAGACTGAAATGATGATGAATATGAGTTAAGTATATGAAAGAAGTCAATTAACAATGACTTGTGTtgagaaagaaacaaaattctAGACAAGAATCCGAGTACTTCAAGATAGGTAATTATCGACAATTATCAAGAGTTACACGAGTTGAGACTTGAGACAAATATTAAGATTCTAGTTTCTCGATCCTAAACAAATCAACATCATGCGTTCATATCATATTTCTTGACCGTTGAGAGCcaaaacatataaataagatccttataaatcattttttgttgttgacatgcattatatatataaacactttGTAACACTTAACACACTTCATACATCAATGACTACTAGTTCAAAGAgtcaattgattttaaaaaaataatgtgccccaatttttgcactCATTGGTGCAAAAGCACCAGGGGATTTTGATATGTAGTATGTCAGGTTAATTTCTCATAGATAACCTGCACCGTAAATTCAAGGATATACCAATGGATGAAGGATTTTAATGTTTCAATAGACCTAATATATATATGCTTATATAAACATAAATGCATCATCAAACAAAATTCAGCATGCGTAACACTTTTGCATAATTTTCAATCATtccaaaaatgtaaaattgctGTCATATATGCTTCCTAAAACAAAATTCCTTAATAAAGTTCCTTTCTATATATtctagaaatataattttggaaCATAAAAGAAACTCCAttatgaatttttgttttagaaaagGGTAAAAGTAATTCCAAAAATTTGTTTCtagattatataaaaaatgcatcgatatatatatatatatatatatatatatatatatatatatatatatatatatatatatatatatatatatatatatatatatatatatatatatatattataaacccTTTGataactggaaaaaaaaaagaggtagtGGCATTAGAGGGGACGAAGGACAAAGACTGAAAATGAGAGGAAATTAAAGGAGAGGCAAGGACTTTCCAGAAATAAGGGAGAACTGATGTGAGTAGGGAGGGAAGTATTTGGAAGGGTGAAGTGATAGTAAAACGTAGTATAAGaaaatgcaattaaaataaattgttaaaatagGAGGTGCAAATAGCATCAGCCTTGGGGGCATGGTAAACTAAGTCCTAATTATTAATTACCTGATTTAAATCAGTACAAAGaatttagttttatattataaatttgagcACTCATTCTAAAGAGTGAGATTCTCATTCTTCCCATCCCTTTGCCAATTAACTCActctttatcttattttctaaatttaaattaaactatattAAGTGTTGTTTATTATAAGTatgctattatttttaaattcaaatcaactgtattttattttaagacctAACGAAGtctattatctttaaaatatttttgttataattataatattacctTCAAtacaatcattttaatttatataattaaataattaatatataaaaaatatttaacctaTATAATGATGGCTTTTTTGTTAGAAATTATAATGACAGATAATCATGTGGCTTGATACTGCTATTTCTTGTTATAAAACATGATATGTGtcattatgaaaaaataatctaCATCTACATCTTttacaaaagtaaaaaacaaaggatgaaaaaagaagaaaagaaactgAGACAACTTTTGTAGAGAATAATAGCATATGTGATTTTCATTACGTGGGGCAAGTTTAAAGTAACTTTCAGACAACTCATTGTTCCGAATGATACTAAATTTAGTcttgtaattttcaatttaagtcTTGTGACAAACAAAACatgattaaaataacaaatttgattgaaaataattttctgataaaaattaattatgagtaaaattaatgaaaattctatataatgttatattatttacTAAAAGAACATCTCGCACAAtgtcccatttttttttctgagtcTCTACACAAAGCACACACATGACACAACAACTACGAAGAACTGGTTcccattttcaacttttttctcTCATCGGAGAGAATAGGGTGGCGCATGCACACACCACTTTTTTTatgatctctctctctctatatatatgcaCTATCACACGTTATAGAGGGACACATAAGCCACCACAGTCTCACGTTGTAGAGCTACATTCATAGTTATAGGGAGCTCAAATCTCAATGGCCCTGAAAAGGAACCAAGGGTGGTGTGGTGGGTTCTCATTCTTTTAACTTGCACTCTTTCTTTGtctttgatgtgtgtgtgtagtgtgtatgtatgtgtgtcttaTGTTATGTTAGTATCTCTCCCTCCTCTGACtcagagacagagagagagtaTCAAAGTTCACTCCAACTtcgatattaaaaaaatgagaaaaaagaaaatgagtttTGATCTCATAAATCGCCTTGAAACATGTCCCTTTACATCTCTATTCCAAACCTTCAATCTCTAGCTCCCCTCTATTGACTCTTGAGAGATGAAATGTTTATGATTTCGTGTCTTCATTCTCTCACTTTCTCTGTTTGACTTGGTTTGTGATTGTTCAGAGAGGAGCACATTCAATGAATgaagctttttggtttttgagTTTCTGGGAGTGGATCAAGTTGGCCCCCAGATCttcaatttgtttgattgttgcaAAGTCTCATCCTTTCTTCTGGTAGTGTGACACTTCAACTCGGTTTATCTTTTTGtcattgagaaaaaaatgttgACTTGCATAGCGTGTACCAAGCAACTCAACAATGGATCTCTTCgccaagaagaagaggaagaagctgTTTCTGTTCACACACCCAGCACCAAGCAAGCCATCAAGGCTCTAACTTCTCAGGTAAATTGACTGACCATTTGCCTTATATTCCTGATTTGTCTCATTACCAAATCTTCAAATTATGTGACTCTACATTCTTGGAAGCTAATAGCCTAATAGTAATAATGCCAAGAGTACTAAAAGGATTCAATTTATggtttttgtgttgtgttttaacttttaatgatTTGCTTTACTTAAAGAGGGAACTATGGTGAGAAAAAAGGGTGGTTTTTGTTTTTCAGATCAAGGACATGGCAGTGAAGGCTTCTGGGGCATATAAGAGCTGCAGGCCATGTTCAGGATCTTCAAATGGTAACAGGAATAGGAAGTATGCAGACTCAGATATTGGGTCAGATTCAGCAAGGTTCAACTGGGCCTACCGCAGAACTGGGAGCTCCAATTCAACCCCAAGGATGTGGGGGAAGGAAGTGGAAAATGGGGGTAGGGTGAAAGGGCTTTCAAGTGGAGAAGGAACACCAGCATCAGTGAGTGGAAGAACTGAGTCAGTGGTGTTCATGGAGGAGGATGAGCCTAAGGAGTGGATTGCACAAGTTGAGCCTGGTGTGCTTATTACTTTTGTTTCATTGACTCAGGGAGGGAATGATCTCAAGAGAATACGGTTCAGGTACTATTACTACTGCTAATAATCCTCTTGTGTGTGTTTTGAGATTTTGCACATTTGGAGGAGTGTGAGAGCACATGCCTTTGTCATGCGGTAGAGGCAACTGGCCTTTTAACAAATGTGACTTTGTCCTTTGTTGTGGTTTAAAACCCTCTCCCTTATTATTCTTTGATCTGGAAAAACTAAGTACATGTTTGTTTGGGAGTGATCAAATGCTTTTCAAAGGCTGTCCAGATTCTAGATTGACAGGATCTATCTTGTTTGTTTCTATTGTGCCTCTTTGTTCCATTGTCAGTAAAATTCATGCTTGGCTTGGCTTGGCtgggacaaaaacaaaaaggatttTTATCTTCTGGCCTGATCATTCAAATGCACTCCCTCCCTCCTCTTCCTTCTCAGCccacaaaagagaaaaaggaaaaggaaaaaaagaaaaaagaaaaggaaggaaccTATGCAAAGAAAAAGGCCAGGCTTGGTTTTGTGCCACTGCTAGAGTAATATTCATTTTATGAAACACAAGCAAGTTTGTCATCACATTCCCCCTTTCTGttctaaatttaaatacaataattataaaaggAATATTAGAAGGAACCATTCAATCATTAATAGTTTATGAATAAGAAATTCTACTTTATTGATATTTGATAATAGTTTCATTACTTTAACTAAGTTAACAACAAATCCTTTTTGTTGGGAGTTAAGTGTCCTTTTGTCAGGATCATCTGTCTTTCATGAAAGTTTGGGTTTCTCCTTAGCTAGTATCAGAAGTCAGAATTGAATTGGAAACAATCAAGAAGACCATGAATCTTGAATCAGTTAAGAGATATGGAATTCTAATTTGAACAATATAGATGCTGCGGGGACAAAACTTTTTCCTCTACTAAAATCAAcctgcttttttattttcttagtgtGGTAGCAACCTGAAGCAATTGCCTTATTGGACTCACTTTCGAAATATCTATCCAAATTTTATGttggatttattattttttattctctgtAAAATATCCACAGGTAAATGATTTCTGTACCCCCTACTGTAGCACTAGCAGCTCTTCATTTGAAGTAGGGGGTGGGGGCTCTTTGTAGACATTTTGAAATGTTTCTACACTACTATAACCAGCAAGTTTTTTTTGTCCTCGAATATCAGTTGTCTAGTCCCAGAGTAGCAATTGGAGTTCCCTGTTATATTTTTGTGCCAGTCAATATTATAcagctaaaaaataattaaatatgggAAATATACTAGTGTGGTGTctcatttcttttgtttttagccCGTTGATGATTGtgctaattattttatttgatatatttgatCAGTCGTGAAATGTTTAATAAATGGCAAGCTCAGAGGTGGTGGGCAGAGAATTATGACAAGGTCATggagttgtacaatgttcagaGGTTCAATCAGCAAGCAGTTCCTCTTCCAACCCCACCTAGATCTGAAGATGAGGTGAACATACAGTTTTTGTAATTTGTTGTTAAGAGTTACATGATTAAAACTTCTTTATCCTAGGAACTCATTCAGCTTAGATGTTATGTTTAGCAATCAATCACAAATTCCTTCTAACTCATACTTGAGGTCTGAACTTGAGATATTTGAGTTAAAAACCTAGTTCTTGAATGAGCAAGAAGTGTGTAAGGACCTGCTTCCTAATTAATGGGTAACCTATTAATTAACTACGGGAGTAGGATGTTATCTTTTGTATTTACATGATTAGTTCATTTATAATCTTCTGTTTCCGTACATTTGCTGCatggatatattttatttggtcTTTATATaactttcctttcctttttcagAGCTCAAAGATTGAATCTGCTAGGGACAGTCCTGCCACTCCTCCACTCAGCAAAGAACGTGCACCCCGACATTTTCACCATCCAACAGGAATGGGCTACTCCTCATCAGATTCACTGGATCGCCACCAAATACAACCACACCCTTGCTATGAAACAAGTGGTCTGACATCGACACCTAATCTTTCCAACATTAGTGCACCAAAGACCGAAAGATCATCCCTTGATGCTTCTGTGAGGACTAGTTCATCTGGAGAAGATCACTCGGGCGAGTTTTCAATCAGCAATGCTAGTGATATGGAAACTGAATGGGTTGAACAGGATGAACCAGGAGTATACATCACTATCAGAGCACTGCCAGGTGGAACCAGAGAACTCAGGCGTGTCCGGTTCAGGTACAAAGAAGTCATTAATGTGGATAATAAATTACTTTTAGTTTTAATGCAACAGCTTTTTAATTCTGTTACTAATTATCTAAACAAGTTGTATTGTATGAAAACTTGCTCATGTTCCTTGATTTGACATTTTTCTAGAATAAATCATCCATACACTAACAATGTTAAGATCTTTTACATTGTTATCCAATCACACATCATCGTGTATGTTAAAAGTGATATCGGAGAAGATGATTTCTGATTTGTTgacaatgtaaatttttttatagtggTAGTGCCTTCCTAttaagctcttttttttttggtattttgatTTGCATTTAGTGATTTGATTATAGGATCTACTTTTATTATGCTTTTAAGCTTTATggagagaataaaaaatgaagccTGTTTTGGATGTAGCTCCTTGTGAACTAAGTTTTTGAATTATCCCTTTGATACCTGACTCATGAGTCTTAACAGTTGGATTGCTAAGTCATCAAGATtgatttttatcttaaataatcacattcatttaattcaaaaatttctCTCTTCATTCTTTTACACAGCCGAGAAAGGTTTGGAGAAATGCATGCGAGATTGTGGTGGGAAGAGAATCGTGCTAGGATACAAGAACAATACTTGTGATGACTGTGACTATAGAAGAGCCTTTACACAGATAAACTGCTTCAGCAGGCTAACACAGTACAGCTTGAAAGCTTTACAACAGTGTCGTGCATTCTAGATCCAGTTACCTTCTTTCTGGTGGATAATTTGCATGTAACTGCAACTTTCAACTTAGTAATTGTAGTTCACTTTAGACGTGGAGAAATGCAGGTGGTGTTGGGAAATACTAAAATATGATAGtgatattttagttttagttaacTTGTTCCTTCCATTGTAATTCAAATGTTTTCCATCTTTGTATTAATTTTGAACTATTCCTATTGAGATAACAAGTTTGGTTCTGTCGAAATGATTAAGCTGAAAATACAATGCTGTTGCTGTAGATTGAAAAAACCCTGCACAAAACGAATCACTGGAAACTTGGTAACTAAGTGCATGTTTCTAAAGCTTAGAAAATGTAAGCTCAAAGGCTAACACAAGTTTATATAGGGGAGCATGTGCAAGGCAATTGCTATTTCCTTCTGGCATTAATCTTTGAGTGCCAAAATGCATTATCATGATGACCATTTTAAAGGAATTTAGGAAGATTGATAACGTGATAAACTAAGTATCAgtcttaaaaagaaaatcctAGATGTGAGGTCCAAGTTTTTTGCTTTTGGGTGGTATATCACAGgaagaacttatttttcctcACCCAAACTAACCATACATTTTT from Glycine soja cultivar W05 chromosome 16, ASM419377v2, whole genome shotgun sequence harbors:
- the LOC114389430 gene encoding protein Brevis radix-like 2; this translates as MLTCIACTKQLNNGSLRQEEEEEAVSVHTPSTKQAIKALTSQIKDMAVKASGAYKSCRPCSGSSNGNRNRKYADSDIGSDSARFNWAYRRTGSSNSTPRMWGKEVENGGRVKGLSSGEGTPASVSGRTESVVFMEEDEPKEWIAQVEPGVLITFVSLTQGGNDLKRIRFSREMFNKWQAQRWWAENYDKVMELYNVQRFNQQAVPLPTPPRSEDESSKIESARDSPATPPLSKERAPRHFHHPTGMGYSSSDSLDRHQIQPHPCYETSGLTSTPNLSNISAPKTERSSLDASVRTSSSGEDHSGEFSISNASDMETEWVEQDEPGVYITIRALPGGTRELRRVRFSRERFGEMHARLWWEENRARIQEQYL